The Nostoc sp. NIES-3756 DNA window TGGGGCGGTAACGACCAAAGGCTGGAAATTGGTAAAAAGCTAGGTGCTGCTAAGACTTTTAATTATCATCAAAATTTAGATATTCCTGGGGTAGTGAAAGAACTCACTCAAGGCTGGGGTGCAGATGTGGTAATTGAAGCAACGGGAGTACCTAGCGTTTGGGAAACTGCGATCGCCTGCGCTCGTCCTGGTGCTACAGTTAATTTATTTGGTGGTTGTCCAAAAGATACAACAATCACAGTTAATACAGAGCAATTGCACTATAGTGAACTCACCCTCAAAGGCGTATTTCACAATACTCCAGAATATGTTCGTTCTGCACTTGCTCTTATAGCTACTCGAAAAATTCCTTTTGAATTATTAATTAGTGAACAGCGCCCATTAAAAGACCTAGAACAAGTTTTTTTCGATATGAAGGCGCGAAAGGTAATTAAAGTGGCAATGATTTGTAGTTAGGATAATTTGTTGAGGACAGAGTGTAGGAGTTTAAGCTTTCCGTAGGTTGTTACGAGTTACAAATTACAATGTTCCCATTAGTTAGCGACTATATTCCCCATCCAAGCAACTATGTCCTAGCTGCTGAAACTGTGGTTTTAGAGTATAAAATATTTCGTGAAAGCATTGCAGTAGATGAATTGTCAACATTTGCGCGAACTGGCAAACTTTCCAATTCACTCCGAATTAATTTAGCATTAGCGCGAAAAGAGCCTTGGGTTATTCGTCAATATTTAACAACACCAGTCAAAGTCAGTCCTGTACTTTTAGATCGAGCATTGAATAGCCCTGTTGGTAATATTATTCTGGATGAGCTAAGTCAAGTTATCCACACACCATCTCGTAGAGCTGATAGACAAGCTTTGCGTTCAGCTTTGGTGCTTTCTGCTGTTAGTGATAGGCAAGTTACTTTAATAGAAGTAATTGAAAATTATCCTACCCAAAATGTAGAAGTTGACGGAGAGCGTCTGGAGAGTGCTTACCGTCAACTTCGTCGCTTACAAACTGGGTTGGAGAATTTATTACCCTAGTGCATGTCAGTTGCTTTGGGTTAATTGATTGCTTTAATTTCAACAACTGACTACTGACAAATTGTTTTTAATAAGCTAAAGTTTCTAAAGTTTCCCGCAAATAACGCTGCACTTGCTGTTCTAAACGCAATTCTTTAAGTTGAATATTACTTTCTAACTGCCAACGCTGAAAACCTGAACTAGCGGCGATCGCATATTGGAGACTATTCCAAATATCAGGATCACTAGAAAAATTATAATTACTGGTAGCTGGAATCTTAGCCATAGTTCCTCATTCCTCTGTTTTTACTTTCACAGGTAACTGGGGCAAGATTTTATTAACCCGCACCCCTAAAATTGTAAAATCCTGGTTTATCTTCTCTAAAGGTAATGGTTCTATCGCTGCAAATTCTGTGTCATTTGTCACTAAAATCC harbors:
- a CDS encoding alpha/beta hydrolase, translated to MFPLVSDYIPHPSNYVLAAETVVLEYKIFRESIAVDELSTFARTGKLSNSLRINLALARKEPWVIRQYLTTPVKVSPVLLDRALNSPVGNIILDELSQVIHTPSRRADRQALRSALVLSAVSDRQVTLIEVIENYPTQNVEVDGERLESAYRQLRRLQTGLENLLP